A stretch of Rhinopithecus roxellana isolate Shanxi Qingling chromosome 12, ASM756505v1, whole genome shotgun sequence DNA encodes these proteins:
- the NIPAL3 gene encoding NIPA-like protein 3 isoform X1 — protein MDGAHSAALQLQQLPPTSSASALSETSFSYKENLIGALLAIFGHLVVSIALNLQKYCHIRLAGSKDPRAYFKTKTWWLGLFLMLLGELGVFASYAFAPLSLIVPLSAVSVIASAIIGIIFIKEKWKPKDFLRRYVLSFVGCGLAVVGTYLLVTFAPNSHEKMTGENVTKHLVSWPFLLYMLVEIILFCLLLYFYKEKNANNIVVILLLVALLGSMTVVTVKAVAGMLVLSIQGNLQLDYPIFYVMFVCMVATAVYQAAFLSQASQMYDSSLIASVGYILSTTIAITAGAIFYLDFIGEDVLHICMFALGCLIAFLGVFLITRNRKKAVPFEPYISMDAMPGMQNMHDKGMTVQPDLKASFSYGALENNDNISEIYAPATLPVMQEEHGSRSASGVPYRVLEHTKKE, from the exons GAAAACCTGATCGGCGCCCTCTTGGCAATCTTTGGGCACCTTGTGGTCAGCATTGCACTTAACCTCCAG AAATACTGCCACATCCGCCTGGCAGGCTCCAAGGATCCCCGGGCCTATTTCAAGACCAAGACATGGTGGCTGGGCCTGTTCCTGATGCTTCTGGGTGAGCTGGGTGTGTTCGCCTCCTACGCTTTCGCACCGCTGTCACTCATCGTGCCCCTCAGCGCAGTCTCCGTGATAG CTAGTGCCATCATAGGAATCATATTCATCAAGGAAAAGTGGAAGCCGAAAGACTTTCTGA GGCGCTACGTCTTGTCCTTTGTTGGCTGCGGTTTGGCTGTCGTGGGTACCTACCTGCTGGTGACATTTGCACCCAACAGTCACGAGAAGATGACGGGCGAGAATGTCACCAAGCACCTCGTGAGCTGGCCTTTCCTTTTGTACATG CTGGTGGAGATCATTCTGTTCTGCTTGCTGCTCTACTTCTACAAGGAGAAGAACGCCAACAACATTGTCGTGATTCTTCTCTTGGTGGCGTTACTCG GCTCCATGACGGTGGTGACAGTCAAGGCTGTGGCTGGGATGCTTGTCTTGTCCATTCAAGGGAACCTGCAGCTTGACTACCCCATCTTCTACGTGATGTTCGTGTGCATGGTAGCAACTGCCGTCTATCAGGCTGC GTTTTTGAGTCAAGCCTCACAGATGTATGACTCCTCTTTGATTGCCAGTGTGGGCTACATTCTGTCCACAACTATTGCTATCACAGCAG GTGCAATATTTTACCTGGACTTCATCGGGGAGGATGTGCTGCACATCTGCATGTTTGCACTGGG GTGCCTCATTGCGTTCCTGGGCGTCTTCTTAATCACGCGTAACAGGAAGAAGGCCGTTCCATTTGAGCCCTATATTTCCATGGATGCCATGCCAG GTATGCAGAACATGCACGATAAAGGGATGACTGTCCAGCCTGACCTCAAAGCTTCTTTTTCCTATGGGGCTCTGGAAAACAATGACAACATTTCTGAGATCTACGCTCCTGCCACACTGCCAGTCATGCAAGAAGAGCACGGCTCCAGAAGTGCTTCTGGGGTCCCCTACCGAGTCCTAGAGCACACCAAGAAGGAATGA
- the NIPAL3 gene encoding NIPA-like protein 3 isoform X2, translating into MDGAHSAALQLQQLPPTSSASALSETSFSYKENLIGALLAIFGHLVVSIALNLQKYCHIRLAGSKDPRAYFKTKTWWLGLFLMLLGELGVFASYAFAPLSLIVPLSAVSVIASAIIGIIFIKEKWKPKDFLRRYVLSFVGCGLAVVGTYLLVTFAPNSHEKMTGENVTKHLVSWPFLLYMLVEIILFCLLLYFYKEKNANNIVVILLLVALLGSMTVVTVKAVAGMLVLSIQGNLQLDYPIFYVMFVCMVATAVYQAAFLSQASQMYDSSLIASVGYILSTTIAITAGAIFYLDFIGEDVLHICMFALGCLIAFLGVFLITRNRKKAVPFEPYISMDAMPDSDLHNRQLLFKRYSNSRNVPHHYLESL; encoded by the exons GAAAACCTGATCGGCGCCCTCTTGGCAATCTTTGGGCACCTTGTGGTCAGCATTGCACTTAACCTCCAG AAATACTGCCACATCCGCCTGGCAGGCTCCAAGGATCCCCGGGCCTATTTCAAGACCAAGACATGGTGGCTGGGCCTGTTCCTGATGCTTCTGGGTGAGCTGGGTGTGTTCGCCTCCTACGCTTTCGCACCGCTGTCACTCATCGTGCCCCTCAGCGCAGTCTCCGTGATAG CTAGTGCCATCATAGGAATCATATTCATCAAGGAAAAGTGGAAGCCGAAAGACTTTCTGA GGCGCTACGTCTTGTCCTTTGTTGGCTGCGGTTTGGCTGTCGTGGGTACCTACCTGCTGGTGACATTTGCACCCAACAGTCACGAGAAGATGACGGGCGAGAATGTCACCAAGCACCTCGTGAGCTGGCCTTTCCTTTTGTACATG CTGGTGGAGATCATTCTGTTCTGCTTGCTGCTCTACTTCTACAAGGAGAAGAACGCCAACAACATTGTCGTGATTCTTCTCTTGGTGGCGTTACTCG GCTCCATGACGGTGGTGACAGTCAAGGCTGTGGCTGGGATGCTTGTCTTGTCCATTCAAGGGAACCTGCAGCTTGACTACCCCATCTTCTACGTGATGTTCGTGTGCATGGTAGCAACTGCCGTCTATCAGGCTGC GTTTTTGAGTCAAGCCTCACAGATGTATGACTCCTCTTTGATTGCCAGTGTGGGCTACATTCTGTCCACAACTATTGCTATCACAGCAG GTGCAATATTTTACCTGGACTTCATCGGGGAGGATGTGCTGCACATCTGCATGTTTGCACTGGG GTGCCTCATTGCGTTCCTGGGCGTCTTCTTAATCACGCGTAACAGGAAGAAGGCCGTTCCATTTGAGCCCTATATTTCCATGGATGCCATGCCAG ATTCGGATCTTCACAACAGACAACTGCTGTTCAAGAGGTATTCAAATTCCAGAAATGTACCACATCACTATTTGGAGAGCCTTTGA
- the NIPAL3 gene encoding NIPA-like protein 3 isoform X3: MTGENVTKHLVSWPFLLYMLVEIILFCLLLYFYKEKNANNIVVILLLVALLGSMTVVTVKAVAGMLVLSIQGNLQLDYPIFYVMFVCMVATAVYQAAFLSQASQMYDSSLIASVGYILSTTIAITAGAIFYLDFIGEDVLHICMFALGCLIAFLGVFLITRNRKKAVPFEPYISMDAMPGMQNMHDKGMTVQPDLKASFSYGALENNDNISEIYAPATLPVMQEEHGSRSASGVPYRVLEHTKKE; the protein is encoded by the exons ATGACGGGCGAGAATGTCACCAAGCACCTCGTGAGCTGGCCTTTCCTTTTGTACATG CTGGTGGAGATCATTCTGTTCTGCTTGCTGCTCTACTTCTACAAGGAGAAGAACGCCAACAACATTGTCGTGATTCTTCTCTTGGTGGCGTTACTCG GCTCCATGACGGTGGTGACAGTCAAGGCTGTGGCTGGGATGCTTGTCTTGTCCATTCAAGGGAACCTGCAGCTTGACTACCCCATCTTCTACGTGATGTTCGTGTGCATGGTAGCAACTGCCGTCTATCAGGCTGC GTTTTTGAGTCAAGCCTCACAGATGTATGACTCCTCTTTGATTGCCAGTGTGGGCTACATTCTGTCCACAACTATTGCTATCACAGCAG GTGCAATATTTTACCTGGACTTCATCGGGGAGGATGTGCTGCACATCTGCATGTTTGCACTGGG GTGCCTCATTGCGTTCCTGGGCGTCTTCTTAATCACGCGTAACAGGAAGAAGGCCGTTCCATTTGAGCCCTATATTTCCATGGATGCCATGCCAG GTATGCAGAACATGCACGATAAAGGGATGACTGTCCAGCCTGACCTCAAAGCTTCTTTTTCCTATGGGGCTCTGGAAAACAATGACAACATTTCTGAGATCTACGCTCCTGCCACACTGCCAGTCATGCAAGAAGAGCACGGCTCCAGAAGTGCTTCTGGGGTCCCCTACCGAGTCCTAGAGCACACCAAGAAGGAATGA